In Euzebyales bacterium, a genomic segment contains:
- a CDS encoding N-acetylglutaminylglutamine amidotransferase yields the protein MCGVGGEWRRDGRRADVTDVEPMLGCLKPRGPDSGGTWTDGTAALVHRRLAIIDRSDAGAQPMVDNELDLVLVFNGCIYNYKDLREELHGHGYRFFSTSDSEVVIKAYHRWGIRCVDRFRGMFAFALYERGSGRLVLARDRLGIKPLYVSETPRRIRFASTLPALLATGDVDTSVDKVALHHYLSFHSVVPPPRTILTGVRKLPPATVRVVDPDGSTTDTRYWDVDFARGDRVGMDAADWRAALLDCLRQAVDRRTVADVPVGVLLSGGLDSSLVVALLAQQGQAGLTTFSIGFETHGGEPGDEFVYSDLVAERFGSNHHQIHIDTARLGPALIDAIGAMSEPMVSHDVVAFHLLSQEVSRHVKVVQSGQGADEVFAGYSWYPPLVDLDRDKALDGYADAFFDRSHVELNAALQPQWRLDTDVSRALVAEHFDRPGADTAVDAALRLDTQVMLVDDPVKRVDNMTMAWGLEARVPFLDADLVELAAACPPELKLADDGKGILKAASRGVVPDEIIDRTKGYFPVPAVRHMAGPLLDQVTDALCGPAARERGLFDDGYIAQLFSGPNETRTTLGANGLWQFALLEMWLQNMGAG from the coding sequence CCTGAAGCCGCGCGGGCCTGACTCGGGTGGCACGTGGACCGATGGCACGGCAGCGCTCGTCCACCGGCGGCTTGCGATCATCGACAGGTCCGACGCGGGGGCCCAGCCGATGGTCGACAACGAGCTCGACCTCGTCCTGGTCTTCAACGGCTGCATCTACAACTACAAGGACCTGCGCGAGGAGCTGCACGGTCACGGTTACCGCTTCTTCTCGACCTCCGACTCGGAGGTCGTGATCAAGGCGTACCACCGCTGGGGCATCCGCTGTGTCGACCGCTTCCGCGGGATGTTCGCATTCGCGCTGTACGAGCGCGGGAGCGGACGCCTCGTGCTGGCGCGTGACCGGCTTGGCATCAAGCCCTTGTACGTGTCCGAGACACCGCGGAGGATCCGGTTCGCTTCGACGCTGCCGGCGCTGCTCGCCACGGGCGACGTCGACACGAGCGTCGACAAGGTCGCGCTGCACCACTACCTGAGCTTCCACTCGGTCGTGCCACCGCCCCGCACGATCCTGACCGGCGTGCGGAAGCTGCCGCCGGCGACCGTCCGCGTCGTCGATCCCGACGGCTCGACGACCGACACCCGCTACTGGGACGTCGACTTCGCCCGCGGCGACCGCGTCGGCATGGACGCCGCCGACTGGCGCGCGGCCCTGCTCGACTGCCTGCGCCAGGCGGTGGACCGTCGCACGGTCGCCGACGTGCCCGTCGGCGTGCTGCTGTCGGGCGGGCTCGACTCCAGCCTGGTCGTGGCGCTGCTCGCCCAACAGGGCCAGGCAGGGCTGACCACGTTCAGCATAGGCTTCGAGACCCACGGCGGCGAGCCGGGCGACGAGTTCGTCTACTCCGATCTCGTGGCCGAGCGGTTCGGCAGCAACCACCATCAGATCCACATCGATACCGCCCGCCTGGGCCCCGCGCTGATCGACGCGATCGGCGCGATGAGCGAGCCGATGGTCAGCCACGACGTCGTGGCCTTCCACCTGCTGTCGCAGGAGGTCTCCAGGCACGTCAAGGTCGTGCAGTCCGGCCAGGGCGCCGACGAGGTCTTCGCCGGCTACAGCTGGTACCCGCCGCTGGTCGACCTCGATCGGGACAAGGCGCTCGACGGCTACGCCGACGCCTTCTTCGATCGGTCGCACGTCGAGCTCAACGCCGCGTTGCAGCCGCAGTGGCGACTCGACACCGATGTCAGCCGGGCCCTCGTCGCCGAGCACTTCGATCGTCCCGGTGCCGACACCGCCGTCGACGCCGCGCTGCGGCTCGACACCCAGGTGATGCTGGTCGACGACCCGGTCAAACGCGTCGACAACATGACGATGGCGTGGGGCCTGGAGGCCCGTGTGCCGTTCCTCGACGCCGACCTCGTCGAGCTCGCCGCAGCCTGCCCACCCGAGCTGAAGCTCGCCGACGACGGCAAGGGGATCCTCAAGGCCGCCAGCCGCGGCGTGGTGCCCGACGAGATCATCGACCGCACGAAGGGCTACTTTCCCGTACCCGCCGTCCGGCACATGGCCGGCCCCCTGCTCGACCAGGTGACCGACGCCCTGTGCGGGCCCGCCGCGCGGGAGCGCGGCCTGTTCGACGACGGATACATTGCACAGCTGTTTTCGGGGCCGAACGAGACGCGGACCACCCTGGGTGCGAACGGCCTGTGGCAGTTCGCCCTGCTCGAGATGTGGCTGCAGAACATGGGAGCTGGATGA